GCCGTGCAGTGGCTGCGCGATCAGCTGGGCATCATCAGCGGCGCTGCGCAAAGCGAGGCGCTGGCCCGCCAGGTCGACGACAACGGCGGGGTCTACTTCGTTCCGGCGTTTTCCGGTCTGTTTGCGCCCTACTGGCGATCCGACGCCAGGGGCGCGATCGTGGGGCTGTCCCGGTTCAACACCAACGCGCATCTGGCGCGGGCCACCCTGGAGGCGATCTGCTACCAGAGTCGCGACGTGGTGGACGCGATGGCGGCCGATTCCGGTGTGCGCCTTGAGGTTTTGAAGGTCGACGGCGGGATCACCGGCAACGACCTGTGCATGCAGATCCAGGCGGACGTGCTGGGCGTGGACGTGGTGCGTCCGGTCGTCGCCGAGACGACCGCGCTGGGCGCCGCGTACGCGGCCGGGCTGGCCGTGGGGTTCTGGTCCGATCCTGCGGATCTGCGTGCCAACTGGCAGGAAGGCAGGCGTTGGTCGCCGGCCTGGAACGACGAGCAGCGCGCCGAGGGGTATGCGGGCTGGCGCAAGGCCGTGCAGCGGACCCTGGATTGGGTCTCCATCACCTGAGGTGACCCGATCCAGGGTCCGCTGACCGGAGTCAGTCCTCGCCGAGAATGCCGTAGATCTCGCGTCGCGCGTTGTTGAGAATGTCGACGATGCGCTGCTGCTGCTCGGCCGAAGCGGTGTGGGCGGACTGCCCGACCGCGCCGAACAGCTGGCCGATGGCCGCCCTCAGGTTCAGGTGACCGGGGTCCGCGCCTTCGGTGATCTCGTCCCACGGCGGGGTCTCGATCTTCTCGGCCGCGCCGCGGCCCTGTTCGGTCAGTTCGAAGAGCTTCTTGCTGCCCGCGGTTTCGCTCGCGGTGATCAGGCCTTCGTCGTCGAGCAGCTGCAGGGTCGGGTACACCGAGCCAGGGCTCGGCTTCCACAGCCCGTTGCTGCGTTCGGCGATCTGCTGGATCATCTCGTAGCCGTGCATCGGCCGCTCGGCCAGCAGGGTCAGGATGGCGGCTCGCACGTCACCGCGCTTGCCGCGGCCCGGACCGCCACGGCGCCAACCGCCGCGCCGGCCGCCGGGACCGAAGCCGAAGCCGGGGCCAAAGCCCGGGCCGAAACCGGGGCCGAAGCCAAGTGGGCCGTCGTAGCCGCCGGGGTGGCCGCCGGCGTGATCGCGCAGGTGCTCGCGGAAGTCCCGCCGCGCCTGGCGCCGTGCCTCGTGCAGGGCGCGGCGGTCGACCGGGCCTGCGCCAAAGCCGAATCCGAAACCGGGCCGGCCGCCGAATGGACCCTCGGGAGGGGTGAATGGGTTGCTCATTTTCTGTCCTTACGTTCATGGGCTGCGCACCGGACGTGCGCTACGGAATATCACGATATATCGGAAACTAACGTGATGCAACGGGATATGTCCAGAAATACCGCTTCCTAGCGCTGAGCTGCGGAAATCCGCGGCCCGACTGCCCGGCCCGATCCCGTGGGCCGGTTTGCACAGGGCAGGCGGCGGGTAGGAACTGTTGGATGGACGCTGACAACGACGTGACGGTCGATCGCGGGGCCGCCGGGGCGGCGTCGTTGGGGGATGGTGCCCCGCGCCGGAACCCGTGGCCCTGGGTGAACTGGGGATTGGCGCTGTCGACGGTGCCCGCCGCCGCGATCGTGATGCTTTTTGCCCTCGGTGGCGTGATGAGCACCGCCGGTTGCAGCGACCGCAGTTGCCCCAACCTCGGCCACGGCGGCATCGACTTCGGTGTCGCGTTCTACGGCGCGCCCGCGGTCGCGGTCGTCGTCATCGTCATCTCGGTCTTCACCGCCAAACACCGCGGCGGCATCGCGGTCCCGCTGCTCGGGTGGGCACTGCTGATCGCCGACGTCGCCCTCATGGCGGCGAGCGTCGCCGGTTAGCGGCGGCCGTCAATGAGGCGGTGCGAATCCGCCCGGTGAACTTCCGTAGCCCGGCCCCGGGGCCGGCGGTCCTGGCTCCGGCCATGGCGCCGGGTATTGCGGCGCCGCCCCCGGCGGGACGCCCGGCCAGCCCGGCGCGGGCGCGGTCGGGCGCAGCCGCGCCAGTTCGCGGCGATGCCGCTCGGCGAGAACGGCGGCCAGCACCAGTTCCGGCGGTGCCCCGGGTGGCGGTGGCGGCGCAATGCGAGCCACGACGTCACCGGCGATGCGGTAAGCCATCTGCGTGCGTAGCTGGCGGTCGAGCTGCGGTGCCCGGGAAAGGAATTGGCGTGCGACTTCGGCTTGGCCGACGGAGAGCCCCGACAACTGCAGCGACGCCGCCCACCAGGCCAGCGCCGGAGGCATCACCGGCGGCGGCCCCAGCCGGGGTCCGCGCTCGTTGACCACCACCGTGCCGGCGAAGATGTCGCCGATCCGTTTGGCCTTGGGCGACAGGATGCTGCAGATGACGGCGGGGCTCCCGAAGAGCATCCAGATCTCCACCAGGGAGGCCAGGGCGCGAAACAGGGCCTGGCGGAAGCGTTCTGGGCCGCCGTCGTCGGACACCACGCGCAGGCCCAGGGCGATCTTGCCCACCGAGCGTCCCCGTGTGGCGGTCTCGAGGATCAACGGGTAGCCGACAATTACCAGCACCGTAAATATCAGCAGGATGGCGTTGCTCAGCGCGGTGTCGAACTGAGTCAGGGTGGCCGCCCACAGCATCAGCCCGAGCAGGTAGCCGATCACCATGACGGCAATATCGATCAGTGCGCTCACCGTCCGCACCGGCAGCTGGGCGATCTGCACGTCCAGCACCACGGCGTCCCCGGTCACCACCTCCGACATAACTTCGAACGGTACAGGCCGGGCGGGTGTGGCCGGCCGTACTTGGTTGTGCCCGCGGGGCGATTAGGCTGCCCAGGGTGGACGTCGACGCATTCGTGCTGGCCCATCGCGGCACATGGGACCGCCTCGATCGATTGATCGGGAAGCGGCGGTCGCTGTCCGGCGCGGAAATCGACGAACTTGTCGAGCTCTATCAGCGGGCGTCCACGCAACTGTCGATACTGCGTTCGGCGTCGTCGGATTCGATGCTGGTCGGCCGGCTCTCCAGCCTGGTCGCGCGGGCCCGTTCCGCGGTGACCGGCGCCCACGCGCCGCTGAGCAGCACATTCACCCGGTTCTGGACGGTGTCGTTCCCCGTTGTCGCGTACCGGACCTGGCGGTGGTGGCTGGCCACCGGTGCGGCGTTCTTAGCGGTGGTTGTGGTCATCGCGCTGTGGGTCGCCGGCAGTCCCGAGGTGCAGTCAGCGCTCGGAACGCCCAGTGACATCGAGCAATTGGTCAACCACGACGTGGAGTCGTACTACAGCGAGCATCCCGCCGCCGCGTTCGCGCTGCAGATCTGGGTGAACAACTCCTGGGTTTCCGCGCAATGCATCGCGCTGTCCGTGGTGCTGGGGCTGCCCATTCCCTTTGTGCTGTTTGAAAATGCCGCCAATCTGGGCGTGATCGCGGGCCTGATGTTCCCGGCCGGCAAGGGCGGCGTGCTGCTGGGATTGCTTGCCCCGCATGGGTTGTTGGAGCTGTCAGCGGTCTTCCTCTCGGGGGCGGCGGGAATGCGGCTGGGATGGTCGGTGATCTCGCCCGGCGACCGGCCCCGGGGGCAGGTGCTGGCCGAACAGGGCCGTGCCATCGTCTCGGTGGCCGTGGGCCTGGTGGCCGTGCTCGGTGTCTCCGGGTTGATCGAAGCGCTGGTGACACCGGCGCCGCTACCGACCGTCGTACGGGCCGGCATCGGCATCATCGCCGAGGCGGCGTTCTTGTCCTACATCGTCTACTTCGGCCGCCGGGGGGTCAAAGCCGGGGAAAGCGGCGACATCGAAGACGCGCCGGATGTGATCCCCACCGGCTGAGCGCGCCAAAGCTACAGGCGCCCGGTTGCTTTCATCGCCAGGTAGTGGTCGGCGAGGGC
The sequence above is drawn from the Mycobacterium marseillense genome and encodes:
- a CDS encoding PadR family transcriptional regulator, which translates into the protein MSNPFTPPEGPFGGRPGFGFGFGAGPVDRRALHEARRQARRDFREHLRDHAGGHPGGYDGPLGFGPGFGPGFGPGFGFGPGGRRGGWRRGGPGRGKRGDVRAAILTLLAERPMHGYEMIQQIAERSNGLWKPSPGSVYPTLQLLDDEGLITASETAGSKKLFELTEQGRGAAEKIETPPWDEITEGADPGHLNLRAAIGQLFGAVGQSAHTASAEQQQRIVDILNNARREIYGILGED
- a CDS encoding RDD family protein; this translates as MSEVVTGDAVVLDVQIAQLPVRTVSALIDIAVMVIGYLLGLMLWAATLTQFDTALSNAILLIFTVLVIVGYPLILETATRGRSVGKIALGLRVVSDDGGPERFRQALFRALASLVEIWMLFGSPAVICSILSPKAKRIGDIFAGTVVVNERGPRLGPPPVMPPALAWWAASLQLSGLSVGQAEVARQFLSRAPQLDRQLRTQMAYRIAGDVVARIAPPPPPGAPPELVLAAVLAERHRRELARLRPTAPAPGWPGVPPGAAPQYPAPWPEPGPPAPGPGYGSSPGGFAPPH
- a CDS encoding stage II sporulation protein M, translated to MDVDAFVLAHRGTWDRLDRLIGKRRSLSGAEIDELVELYQRASTQLSILRSASSDSMLVGRLSSLVARARSAVTGAHAPLSSTFTRFWTVSFPVVAYRTWRWWLATGAAFLAVVVVIALWVAGSPEVQSALGTPSDIEQLVNHDVESYYSEHPAAAFALQIWVNNSWVSAQCIALSVVLGLPIPFVLFENAANLGVIAGLMFPAGKGGVLLGLLAPHGLLELSAVFLSGAAGMRLGWSVISPGDRPRGQVLAEQGRAIVSVAVGLVAVLGVSGLIEALVTPAPLPTVVRAGIGIIAEAAFLSYIVYFGRRGVKAGESGDIEDAPDVIPTG